CACCACCATCAGGCCTTAAAAGACCAACAATGTTTTTAAGTAAAACTGATTTACCCGTACCTGATTTTCCCAATACAAAAAGTATTTCGCCTTGTGAAACCTTTAAATCAATTTCATCGAGTACTCGCCTTGAACCAAATTGTTTTAGTAGTTTTTTAATTTCAAGCGCCATGAACAACACCTAAACCAGAGGGCTCATCAAGCTCGCCTCGAATAAATTTTTGCACACGCGGATTTTTATGATGTTTTGTTTCTTCAACTGTACCTGTGATAAATAAAGTTTTATCGAGTAAAATTCCTATTCGATCAGCCATTTGAAAAGCGCGGTTCATATCATTTGTTATGGCTATAACTGTGGTTCCAAATTCTTTATTTAATTTAATTATAAGCTCAATAATAAGTTTACTCGTTATCGGATCAAGGCCCGCTGTTGGGTCGTCATACAAAATAATTTCTGGGTTTAAAATAAGCGCACGTGCAATGCCTACTCGCTTTTGCATTCCGCCCGATATTTCATCAGGGTAAAGATCAATTGATGAACTTAAACCAACTGCCTCTAAAAACTTTTTTACCTTCTCTTGAATTTCTGATTCATTTAACTTTGTAGTTTCTCTTAAAGGAAACGCTAGATTGTCACCCACTGTGAATGAATCAAAGAGTGCATTTTTTTGAAAAAGCATGCCCATACGCTGAGTGATTTGTGCACGTTGTGTTCGTGAAACTTTTTGCAGATCATTTCCATCAAGTAAAACTTGACCAGTTTGAGGCGTAATAAGCCCCGCGACCGTTTTAATTAAAACTGACTTTCCCTCACCACTCGGGCCAATGACGACAAAAGTTTCACCGCGGCGCACCGCAAGATTTACGTTGCACAAGAGTTCATCATTTTGAGAAAAGGATACACTGACATTTTGCATTTTAATCATTTCACTTATAGTTATTCGATAAGGCTTGGTATGCAATGTGTTTACAAAAATAACGCGAGGCGCATAACAGTATTTTGTTGCCACATAACGTCACGTAATTGTAACTAACCTTTCCGGACTAAACGCCGATACATTTACGAGAGTTCAGTGAGCTTTTTACCGCGAGGATTTCCATGTCAACATATGAAAAAATCAAAATTCCAACCACAGGCCAAAAAATCAAAAATTTAGCAGATGGAAAGATTGAAGTCCCAAACAATCCCATTATTTGCTTCATTGAAGGTGATGGCACGGGCCCCGATATCTGGAAGGCATCCGTGAAAGTCGTCGATGCCGCTATCGAGAAAGCTTATAGCGGAAAAAAGAAAATCGAATGGTGTGAAGTTTATGCCGGCGATAAGGCCAAAGAAATTTATAACGGAAATTATTTTCCAGCTGAAACATTAGAAGCCATTAAAGAATTCGTTGTAGCAATCAAAGGCCCGCTCTCAACACCCGTTGGCGGTGGAATGCGCTCACTCAATGTTGCTATGAGAAAAGATCTTGATCTCTACGCTTGTGTAAGACCCATTAAATGGTACCCAGGTGTTCCATCACCAGTAGTTGCTCCTGAAAAAGTTCATATGACTATTTTTAGAGAAAACACTGAAGACGTTTACGCAGGCATTGAATGGCCCGCAGGTTCGCCAGAGGCAAATCGTTTAATTGCACTCATACGCGAAATGAAAAAAGATATTCGAGATTTCTCAGCTGTGGGAATCAAACCCATGAGTGAGTTTGGTTCTAAGCGGTTAATGCGTAAAGCCCTTAAGTACGCAATGGAACATAAACTCCCCAGCGTTACTTTGGTTCATAAAGGCAATATAATGAAATACACCGAAGGAGCTTTTAAAGACTGGTGTTATCAAGTGGCCCACGATGAATTCGGAGCCGTCACGGTAACTGAAAATGAAGTCACAGAAAAATTTCAAGGCCGAGCACCCGCAGGTGCAATTGTTATTAAAGACCGCATTGCAGATAATATGTTTCAACAAGCTTTGTTGAGACCCGATGAATACAGTATTATTGTAACGTCAAACCTAAACGGTGATTACTTAAGTGACGCACTGGCTGCACAAGTTGGTGGTTTAGGAATAGCTCCTGGCGGCAATATTGGAGATGGTTACGCAGTTTTTGAAGCAACTCACGGAACAGCACCAAAATATGCAGGGCTTGATAAAGTAAACCCAGGTTCAGTTATTTTAAGTGCTGTGATGATGCTTCAATACCTAGGTTGGAGTGAGGCTGCAGTTTTAATTGAAAAAGGTTTGACCCGAGCCATAGCTAATAAGACAGTTACGTATGATCTCGAACGTCTTATGCCCGGAGCAAAACTATTGAAGTGTTCTGAATTCGCATCTGAAATTATCAAACAAATGTAAGGGAGCCAAAACATGGCAAATAAAAGAGCAAAAATCACTGTTGTAGGAGCTGGATTCGTCGGATCAACCGCGGCACATTGGGCAGCAGCAAAAGAATTAGGCGACGTTGTACTCATTGATATCAACGAAGGTGTTGCAAAAGGCAAAGCACTTGATCTTTTTGAAGCTTCACCTGTTGAGCAGTTTGACTCACGAGTGATTGGCACTAGTGATTATAAAGACACTGCAAATTCAGATGTTGTTATTTTAACAGCCGGAATTCCTCGCAAGCCCGGAATGAGCCGCGACGATCTTCTCGCCACAAATTCAAAA
This genomic stretch from Oligoflexia bacterium harbors:
- a CDS encoding ATP-binding cassette domain-containing protein; translation: MALEIKKLLKQFGSRRVLDEIDLKVSQGEILFVLGKSGTGKSVLLKNIVGLLRPDGG
- a CDS encoding ABC transporter ATP-binding protein, producing MIKMQNVSVSFSQNDELLCNVNLAVRRGETFVVIGPSGEGKSVLIKTVAGLITPQTGQVLLDGNDLQKVSRTQRAQITQRMGMLFQKNALFDSFTVGDNLAFPLRETTKLNESEIQEKVKKFLEAVGLSSSIDLYPDEISGGMQKRVGIARALILNPEIILYDDPTAGLDPITSKLIIELIIKLNKEFGTTVIAITNDMNRAFQMADRIGILLDKTLFITGTVEETKHHKNPRVQKFIRGELDEPSGLGVVHGA
- the icd gene encoding isocitrate dehydrogenase (NADP(+)), giving the protein MSTYEKIKIPTTGQKIKNLADGKIEVPNNPIICFIEGDGTGPDIWKASVKVVDAAIEKAYSGKKKIEWCEVYAGDKAKEIYNGNYFPAETLEAIKEFVVAIKGPLSTPVGGGMRSLNVAMRKDLDLYACVRPIKWYPGVPSPVVAPEKVHMTIFRENTEDVYAGIEWPAGSPEANRLIALIREMKKDIRDFSAVGIKPMSEFGSKRLMRKALKYAMEHKLPSVTLVHKGNIMKYTEGAFKDWCYQVAHDEFGAVTVTENEVTEKFQGRAPAGAIVIKDRIADNMFQQALLRPDEYSIIVTSNLNGDYLSDALAAQVGGLGIAPGGNIGDGYAVFEATHGTAPKYAGLDKVNPGSVILSAVMMLQYLGWSEAAVLIEKGLTRAIANKTVTYDLERLMPGAKLLKCSEFASEIIKQM